The sequence GTAAAGTCATAGTTCGAACAAACTACAGGGAAATTAGCCATACGGAACAGCTTGGCCATATTCTCCAATCCAAAATCAAACTCATGATTACCGATGGTAACAGCATCGTAGCCCATCTGATTCATCAAGCCAATCTCAACCTCACCCTTGAAGAGGGTATAGAAACCAGAGCCCTGCGAGAAATCGCCTGAGTCGAAGAACAACAGATCAGGATTCTGACGGCGCTCTTCCTTAATCATATTAATACGGCGTATAAAGCCACCGCGACCTGCCAGATCCTTATTATCAAGATTCTCGTTAAGCGGCATAATGCACGAGTGGGTATCGTTGGTGTGCAGCACTACAAGCTGCTTCTTGGTTTTAGCGCTGGCAGAAACAAAAGCCAGGAGCGCAACCATTATAATAAGATGAAATTTACGCATAGCTTTACTGGATTTTAATACGTCCTTCAACTTTAGAATCTACTTCAACACCACGAGCCTGATGATCCTTGAAATAGTTCATAATCAGGAATCGGGTGTTATTGCTCTTTGCATCGGGGGCGATAATATCCCTACCCTCTTTAAGAACAGGCATACCATCGTTACCCTCAATCAGGTAATTGATAGTAGCAATACGATAATCGGCCTTAGGGTCGATTTCCTTACCATGCAGCTTACCCGACAGCAGTTTGCCATCCTCAGTGGCCACAATCTCCACGCCATGACTTACACCCTCGCCACCACGATGAGCAATCTGGGCATACAGCGTAAGAACCTGCTCGCCTGTAAGTGTAATAAAGCAAATCTTGTTCTCGAAAGGTGCCACATCAAGCACATCGCCATAGGTTACCTTACCCTTTGTCAGGTCGGCACGTATTCCACCCATATTGTAAATACCCAATACAGGATCCTCGCCATAATCCTTACCCGACCATACCAGAATATCGGCCAGGAGATTAGAGAGATTACTCTCAGGACGTGTGGCATGCATGTTACGTGCCACGGTACCAACAATGGGCCCCATAATACTGTCGTTTACATGCTTGTAAGGCTCAAGAAACTTCACAGCAGCCTCATCAGGATTCTGATCGTAACGACTGTCTACAATCACGCGAGTGCGCTCAATACCAGTTAGTTGGAATTGTTTGGGTGCACACGAAACCAATAATAAAGAGGCTAATGAAGCATAAAAAACATGTCTTTTATCCATCTCAACTTAATTTAATGGTGCAAAAATACAAAAAATATCCGAAATATTTCTTTGATTCCAAAAAAAGTTGTACCTTTGCACCCGCTTTTCGGCGTAATCGCTGGCAGGAAGTTTCGTGAGGCCTGTTATGTTGCGTTGGAACGATACAACAATTTAATTACATATTAAAGTACAATGGATTTAATTAAGATTGCTGAAGAAGCATTTGCAACCGGCAAGAAGTTCCCAGAGTTCAAGGCTGGTGACACAATCACTGTCGCTTACAAAATTATCGAGGGTTCAAAGGAGCGTATCCAGCTCTATCGTGGTGTAGTAATTAAGATTGCTGGTCACGGTGACAAGAAGCGCTTCACTGTACGTAAGATGTCAGGCACCGTTGGTGTAGAGCGTATCTTCCCAATCGAGTCTCCCAACATTGAGAGCATCGAGGTTAACAAGGTAGGTAAGGTTCGCCGCGCTAAGCTTTACTATCTGCGCAAGCTCACTGGTAAGGCTGCTCGTATTAAGGAGAAGCGCCACAACGTTGGTGAATAAAAAAGAAAAAGAGGCTGCACCTAAGTGTGCGAGCCTCTTTTTTTATTCCCCATGCAGGGCGTGCTGAAAATCATCCCAACTCTGAAATCCTGCCAACAGCGCCAAACGGTCGAGTGTTTTCTTATCAGGTTTCTTCAGAATCTCCTTCTCTACTGCCTCCAGCAGCTTTCGAAGCGCCAATCGTTTCTTCTCCATGTTAATAATTTAAGTTTGGTGCAAAATTACAAAATTATTTTGTACCTTTGCACACAGAAATAAAAAAAATATCGCAAAAATGAAAGAATTAGCACTCAAGTACGGATGTAATCCCAATCAGAAGCCCTCGCGCATTTTCATGACCGAGGGTGAGCTACCTATCGAAGTCATCAACGGTCGTCCTGGATATATCAATTTCCTCGATGCTTTCAATGCCTGGCAGCTTGTTAAGGAGCTGAAGGCTGCTACCGGTCTGCCTGCAGCAGCTTCGTTCAAGCACGTTAGCCCTGCCGGTGCTGCAGTTGGTCTGCCTCTGAGCGACACACTGAAGAAGATCTACTTTGTAGATGACGTGAAGGACCTTGATGAGAGCCCCATCGCTTGTGCTTATGCACGTGCCCGTGGTGCCGACCGCATGTCGAGCTATGGCGACTTTGTAGCTCTGAGCGACACCTGCGATGCTACCACCGCCAAACTGCTGAAGCGTGAGGTGAGCGATGGCGTGATTGCGCCTGATTTTACACCTGAGGCTATCGAGATACTGAAAGATAAGCGTAAGGGTACCTACAACGTGATTAAGATTGATCCTAACTACGTACCCGAGCCTATCGAGCGTAAGCAGGTATTCGGCATCACCTTCGAGCAGGGTCGTAACGAGATTAAGCTCGACGACGATGCACTCTTCGAGAACATGCCTACACAGAATAAGACCTTTACTGCCGAGGCTAAGCGCGACCTGATTATCGCACTTATCACCCTGAAATATACTCAGTCTAATTCAGTTTGCTATGTAAAGGATGGTCAGGCCATTGGTATCGGAGCTGGTCAGCAGAGCCGTATCCACTGCACACGCCTGGCTGGTAACAAGGCTGATATCTGGTGGCTGCGCCAGCATCCAAAAGTGATGAATCTGCCTTTCATCGACAATATCCGCCGTGCTGATCGCGATAACACCATCGACGTATATATCTCAGAGGACCACGATGATGTACTGCGTGATGGCACCTGGCAGCAGTTCTTTAAGGAGAAGCCCGAGGTGCTGACGATGGAAGAAAAGAAGGCATGGATAGCTCAGAACACCAAGGTGGCTCTGGGTAGCGACGCTTTCTTCCCCTTTGGCGACAATATCGAGCGTGCTCATAAGAGCGGCGTAGAGTTCATTGCTCAGGCTGGTGGCTCAGTTCGCGACGACAATGTAATTGAGACTTGCGATAAGTATGGTATCGCAATGGCGTTTACTGGTGTACGTCTGTTCCATCATTAAACATTAAACATTAAACATTAAACATTTTAATGGACGATTTTCAGAACATTCTTGAGAACGGCATCAACTTCGGACGTGGAGGTGACAAGCCGAAAGACGATGGCAAGGTAAAAACCAAGGCCAAAAAGAAAAAGTATATCACTGGTGCTCATGGTAGTGGCTCTGCAAGGCAGAAAGCCAAATACCGTGAGCAACGGGCAAACAGACATAAGAAATAACACTCTTATAAAAAGGAACTAATGAAACTACTAAAACTACTATTCTCAGCTACCCTACCACTTCTGAGCACGAGCAATACTTTTGCTCAGAAGTACGTAGGTGGCGATATCTCCATGCTACCCAAATACGAAGAGGCTGGCGTGGCATATAAGGATCAAGCAGGTAATACAGTAACTGATGTACTGGCATTCTTTAAGCAAGAAGGCCTGAATGCTATGCGTGTGCGCTTGTTTGTCGACCCGAGCAAGGACAACGACAAGGCCGTATGTCAGGATCTGGAGTATGTAAAAACCTTAGGCAAGCGCATTAAGAACGCGGGCTTAAAACTAATACTCGACTTTCATTATAGCGACACCTGGGCCGATCCTGGCAAACAGTGGACACCCGATGCGTGGAAATCGCTTACTGACGAGCAACTGAACACCAAGATTTACGAGTACACCAAAGATTGCTTGGAGCAGTTGACAGCCGCAGGGTCAACACCCGACTTTATCCAAACAGGCAATGAGATTTCGTTCGGCATGCTATGGGGCACCAAAGCAGTAGCTGATGGCAATAACACCAATCGCTGTTATACCAACTCGCCCGCAGCCAACTGGACGCGCTTTATCAGCCTATTGAAACAGGCAGGCAAGGCTTGTCGCGAGGTGTGTCCTGAGGCCAGAATCATTATCCATAGTGAACGTACCCCAGATACCGATGTGCTTGCAGATTTCTTCGACCGTATGAAGACAGCCTCGCTCGATTTCGATATCATCGGTCTGAGCTACTACCCTGCCTATCATGGCGATCTGAACCAACTCGAAGCGGCCATCACAACCTTGGAGAACAAGAATTATGGCAAGGACATCATGGTGGTAGAAACTGGCTACAGCTATGCATGGGCATTAAGCGAGACCACATTCGATTATAGAGCCACCTACCCTTACAGCGAAGAGGGCCAGCGACAGTTTACCGCCGACCTTGTGACGATGCTGAACAAGCACGAATCAGTAAAGGGCCTGTTCTGGTGGTGGATGGAAGATAACGGAGAAAAAGGTGTTACTGATGGTTGGTGGAACGCAGCCTTATACAATCACAAAACAGGGCAACCCTACGCAGCCTTCTACGAGCTGAAGAACTTTGCCAACAGCAGTACCGGCATACAAGGTGTTAAGAATGGTAGATGCGAGGATTGTGCATGGTACTCGATGGATGGGAGGCGATTAGCCAGCACGCCATCCAAAAACGGCATATACATCAAGAACAAACAAAAAGTAGCTTTTCGCAAATAGAAAAGCTACTTTCTGTTTTTATGCATTAGAAGTTCAAATCCTTACCTCGGTAGAACTCTAACAGGGCCTGCTGGTAGAGATTCTCGTATCGGGCCTGAACCAGATCCGACTCTGATTTCATATAATTATTCTTAGCCTCGTTAAACTCCGTGATAGTAGCTTTACCATTCTCGTACTTAGCCTGTACCAGATCGAAGGCATCCTTCGAACTCTTAACAGCCTCAGCAGAGCTCTGAGTCTTGGTCTGCGCATTCAGGGCATTATAGTACACCTGCTGAATCTCCTTATACAGGGTTTTCTTGGTGTTGTCGAGCTGCAGCTGCTGATTAGCCTGATCTACACGTGCACTACGAATGCGATTCCGGGTAGAGAAACGGTTAAAGATAGGCACACTCAGATTTAAGCCGATATACTGACTGAAGTTGTTCTCCAACTGCTTACCCAAACCATCTGACTTGAGACCTGAAGTGGTGTAGTAGTTAGTACCCAAACCGCCACTGAGCGAGAGTGTAGGATAGTAACCTGCCTGAGCAATCTTAATGCTATGAGCAGCACCCTTCAGTTTTAACTGCTGTGAGAGAATCTCTGGTTTGATACCAAGCGCCTCTGCATAAACCTGATCAGGAGTAACAATATTAACCAGATTGGCAATCATATCCAAATCTTCTTTGGTTGGGCGATTAATTGCGAATCCCTCAGGTGTATCAAGTTCCAGCAGTTGGGTTAGCGTCAGGACGGCCAGACGCATATTGTTATCTGCCTGAGTAGCAGTCAGCTTACTGTTGGCCAGAGTAGCTTTCTGCTGTGAGAGTTCAACACCACTGGCCTTACCATTATCAACAAAAGCCTGAAGTCGAGCCACCTGAGCAGAGTCGATTTCAATCTGGCGATGAGCCACATCAGCCATCTCCATATCGTACAGAATCTGCACATAAGCCTGAGCCACCTGCATGCGGATATCGTTCTTAGCCTTCTCCAGATCAGCAGTAGCTGCTTCGAGATTCAGCTGATTCAG is a genomic window of Xylanibacter ruminicola 23 containing:
- a CDS encoding phosphoribosylaminoimidazolecarboxamide formyltransferase; translated protein: MAKMKELALKYGCNPNQKPSRIFMTEGELPIEVINGRPGYINFLDAFNAWQLVKELKAATGLPAAASFKHVSPAGAAVGLPLSDTLKKIYFVDDVKDLDESPIACAYARARGADRMSSYGDFVALSDTCDATTAKLLKREVSDGVIAPDFTPEAIEILKDKRKGTYNVIKIDPNYVPEPIERKQVFGITFEQGRNEIKLDDDALFENMPTQNKTFTAEAKRDLIIALITLKYTQSNSVCYVKDGQAIGIGAGQQSRIHCTRLAGNKADIWWLRQHPKVMNLPFIDNIRRADRDNTIDVYISEDHDDVLRDGTWQQFFKEKPEVLTMEEKKAWIAQNTKVALGSDAFFPFGDNIERAHKSGVEFIAQAGGSVRDDNVIETCDKYGIAMAFTGVRLFHH
- the rplS gene encoding 50S ribosomal protein L19 gives rise to the protein MDLIKIAEEAFATGKKFPEFKAGDTITVAYKIIEGSKERIQLYRGVVIKIAGHGDKKRFTVRKMSGTVGVERIFPIESPNIESIEVNKVGKVRRAKLYYLRKLTGKAARIKEKRHNVGE
- a CDS encoding glycosyl hydrolase 53 family protein; protein product: MKLLKLLFSATLPLLSTSNTFAQKYVGGDISMLPKYEEAGVAYKDQAGNTVTDVLAFFKQEGLNAMRVRLFVDPSKDNDKAVCQDLEYVKTLGKRIKNAGLKLILDFHYSDTWADPGKQWTPDAWKSLTDEQLNTKIYEYTKDCLEQLTAAGSTPDFIQTGNEISFGMLWGTKAVADGNNTNRCYTNSPAANWTRFISLLKQAGKACREVCPEARIIIHSERTPDTDVLADFFDRMKTASLDFDIIGLSYYPAYHGDLNQLEAAITTLENKNYGKDIMVVETGYSYAWALSETTFDYRATYPYSEEGQRQFTADLVTMLNKHESVKGLFWWWMEDNGEKGVTDGWWNAALYNHKTGQPYAAFYELKNFANSSTGIQGVKNGRCEDCAWYSMDGRRLASTPSKNGIYIKNKQKVAFRK
- a CDS encoding TolC family protein is translated as MKRYVFALMIGSLGLGTASAQKAWGLRECCEYAVEHNIGIKQQQNQCRQQEIQLSTAKNSRLPDLSGSVSQNFSFGRGLTMDNTYTNKNTSSTSLQLGASVPLFTGFEIPNQIKLNQLNLEAATADLEKAKNDIRMQVAQAYVQILYDMEMADVAHRQIEIDSAQVARLQAFVDNGKASGVELSQQKATLANSKLTATQADNNMRLAVLTLTQLLELDTPEGFAINRPTKEDLDMIANLVNIVTPDQVYAEALGIKPEILSQQLKLKGAAHSIKIAQAGYYPTLSLSGGLGTNYYTTSGLKSDGLGKQLENNFSQYIGLNLSVPIFNRFSTRNRIRSARVDQANQQLQLDNTKKTLYKEIQQVYYNALNAQTKTQSSAEAVKSSKDAFDLVQAKYENGKATITEFNEAKNNYMKSESDLVQARYENLYQQALLEFYRGKDLNF
- a CDS encoding 5'-nucleotidase C-terminal domain-containing protein, whose amino-acid sequence is MDKRHVFYASLASLLLVSCAPKQFQLTGIERTRVIVDSRYDQNPDEAAVKFLEPYKHVNDSIMGPIVGTVARNMHATRPESNLSNLLADILVWSGKDYGEDPVLGIYNMGGIRADLTKGKVTYGDVLDVAPFENKICFITLTGEQVLTLYAQIAHRGGEGVSHGVEIVATEDGKLLSGKLHGKEIDPKADYRIATINYLIEGNDGMPVLKEGRDIIAPDAKSNNTRFLIMNYFKDHQARGVEVDSKVEGRIKIQ
- a CDS encoding bifunctional metallophosphatase/5'-nucleotidase, whose amino-acid sequence is MRKFHLIIMVALLAFVSASAKTKKQLVVLHTNDTHSCIMPLNENLDNKDLAGRGGFIRRINMIKEERRQNPDLLFFDSGDFSQGSGFYTLFKGEVEIGLMNQMGYDAVTIGNHEFDFGLENMAKLFRMANFPVVCSNYDFTGTPCEGLVKDYVILKRNGLKIGVYALGAPMKGLVANKNCEGVKFLDPIETSKKYIDILRRREKCDVVICLSHLGWAISEYPDHKFMSEVQGLDLVLGGHTHTYMPTLEYAPDKTGKQIPDDQNGKHGVFIGKMVLTFEK